The Tenuifilum thalassicum genome includes the window CATCGAATACTATAATCTCATTATCGAAGGTAGTGAGTAATCGCCAAGCAAAACCATCATTGTAGCATCGGAATTGAACCGATAAGCCATTTTCATAGCTTAACGTGAGCTGATTGTAGTGGTCTTGCAATTGAGCATATGTCCCCCAGGTTGGGGTTACCATCACATTAGAGCTATCGTAAGCTGCTCGATGCTTATCGCTAAAGGCTTTTTCATCAAACAGGTTTGCTTTCATAGCAATAGTCGAGTGTTCAACGATGGGATTACCATCGTTGAACACAGCATAGGATAATCCATCCTTCACCTCAATACTTGCATAAACTTTCCCATTGGGAGATTGGAGCTTATAGCTTTGCCCAAAAACTACTAATGCAATTAGCTGAAGTGTTAGATATATTGAAAACTTTTTCATCTCAGTTATGCTTTTTGTCTTAGCTACTTTTTAACATAAGGTTTGATTGTGAAGCTGAAATCAAACTTCTTATCTTTTAGCACATACTTTTGAAGGTAGTTGTAAAAGAAACTTTCGCTACCAAGTGAATTCTGAGCAAGGTCTATATATAAGTAGTTTACATTACTTTCGACCAAATCGGGTGTGTGAGTTGCTTTTGTTAGCGTTTGGAGCGAATATGGATGAATGCTAAAACAGAATGAGTCCCCGGTAACCTCAACTCCCTTAGCCGAATTTGAAACAACTCTAACCAAGTCAACATCGTAGCGGTTTCCGTTCTCTTGAGGTTTAATATATGGGGTAACCATTTCCTCAACACTTCTTCTGTACAATCCCCAATGCGCAGCATAGCAACGGTCGCGGTAGTTCTCCTGTGGGCCTCTGCCTAGCCATTCAACTTGAGAGAACTCCTTGGGAAGTTCCACAACAAAACCAACTCGTGGAAGGTTTAGTGTTTTATTACAGCTTAAGTTTATGTTGATTGCAATCTCCCCATTAGGCTTAACAAGATGTTTAATTGTTGCAACAAATTTCGACTTTGCGCCTTGAAGTTTTTGTGTAGTAATAAACTCTACTCCACTGTCAGTTTTACTTACAAAAACCTTTACCTTTTTCAAAGTTAAGCTGTTAAGCCCATACTTTTCCCAAAGTAAAGCGTGGAATGAAAATCGTGGATCGGGATTAAAACCTGTTCCTTTATCGTTGCTTGTTGGTGCTCGCCATAGGTTTACCTTTGGTCCATTTTTAGCAATAACCTGACCATTTGCCTCCCATTTTTCGATAGTTCCAGTTTCCTTACTAAACTCCACAGAAAAGTTCTCACCTTTAACTATCCAGCTTGAGTCATTCTCTTCGACTTGAAGATTTGTCAGCTTTAAGTTTTCAACCTTAGCCTCAATAAACCAGGGCAACTCATACTGGTATTTGGCCACCTCAAATCCTTTATCGGCCCACAAAGTATTGTTAGCAAGCACAACAGAAAGATTAAGATGATATTTTTTACCAGCATTGATTTGTGGCTTAGCAAAAGCTAAAACTATATCCTTTTTACTACCAGGTTCAATACTGGGTAAATGCATTTCACCTTTCTGAACTACAGTTCCATCTTCAGTAATGCTCCATAAAAGATTGAACTCATCTAAATTCAAGAAAGTGTATGCGTTCCGGATTGACAATGTGCGTTGCTCAGGGTCAAAGCCATCAAACTTAACGTATTGCTGAACCTTCTTAATCTCGGCCATTGCTGGCTTAAGGGTTCTATCAGGAAATGTAATCCCATTCTGACAAAAGTCTTTATCGTTTGGTTCGTCGCCAAAATCACCGCCATACGCATAATAAGGTTTGCCCTCGGCTGTGTATTTAACCAATCCTTGGTCGGTCCAATCCCAAATATATCCTCCAATCATACGTTGATGGCTCTCAAACATATCCCAGTACTCCTTGAAAAATCCATTGCTATTTCCCATGGCATGCGAATACTCACAAATTAGGATAGGACGTTGTTTCTCGTCGAGTTTTTCCATCTCAATAAGTCTATCCAACGTTGGATACATGGCAGCGTTAAAATCGTATTCCGAAAGCGATTTCATCCATTTTAAAGCCGAAAACATTCTTCTTATCTTCTCAAAAAAGCCAACGCCATCGAAACTTAATGGTCTTTCTATTGCCTTACTTTCGTAATGGATTGGTCGGTTTGCAGCATCAATTTTGCGAATAGTATCGGCCATTGCTTGTAAGTTAGGACCATCGCCCGATTCGTTCCCCAACGACCAAATTATTACCGAAGGGTGGTTCCTATCGCGTAGTACCATACTAACACCGCGGTCTACTATAGCCTTCTTCCATTCAGGATAAAGCACTGGCGATTGATTCAGATACTGCCATAAGTAATGCGATTCCACATTAGCTTCGTCCATTACGTACAAACCATAGCGGTCGCAAAGCTCATAAAAGTAGGGATGGTCTGGATAATGAGCAGTACGGACTGCATTAAAATTGTTTTGCTTCATTAGGACCACATCCTTTTCCATTAGCTCATACGAAACCGTACGGCCATTATAGGGGTCGAATTCGTGCCGGTTTACACCTTTAATGGTTA containing:
- a CDS encoding glycoside hydrolase family 2 TIM barrel-domain containing protein yields the protein MLRKISIVLFCALTLNGLAQNWQNPEIIGVNKLPAHTLLIPNAQPPAVNSFYLNSDFVKMLNGSWKFKLLTNPLDTPKEFSNLDYSDSDWDTIPVPSNWQTKGFGKPIYTNQLHPFPVNPPKVSNEGNETGLYRHKFQIPEGWSGSKVVLRFEGVQSAMDVWINGSYVGYSQGSMTPAEFDITPFVTKGDNLIAVRVIRWSDGSYIEDQDFWRLSGIFRDVFIYAQPKNAIWDVNVNTTFNQSYTESTLTVEGILTNIESSATSIEVTLNDPEGKVVFKKKISSKVNGTKSTFSFSQKVGNPKLWSAETPYLYTLIYKIDSLFYKQKIGFRDVRIENGQLLVNGRSVTIKGVNRHEFDPYNGRTVSYELMEKDVVLMKQNNFNAVRTAHYPDHPYFYELCDRYGLYVMDEANVESHYLWQYLNQSPVLYPEWKKAIVDRGVSMVLRDRNHPSVIIWSLGNESGDGPNLQAMADTIRKIDAANRPIHYESKAIERPLSFDGVGFFEKIRRMFSALKWMKSLSEYDFNAAMYPTLDRLIEMEKLDEKQRPILICEYSHAMGNSNGFFKEYWDMFESHQRMIGGYIWDWTDQGLVKYTAEGKPYYAYGGDFGDEPNDKDFCQNGITFPDRTLKPAMAEIKKVQQYVKFDGFDPEQRTLSIRNAYTFLNLDEFNLLWSITEDGTVVQKGEMHLPSIEPGSKKDIVLAFAKPQINAGKKYHLNLSVVLANNTLWADKGFEVAKYQYELPWFIEAKVENLKLTNLQVEENDSSWIVKGENFSVEFSKETGTIEKWEANGQVIAKNGPKVNLWRAPTSNDKGTGFNPDPRFSFHALLWEKYGLNSLTLKKVKVFVSKTDSGVEFITTQKLQGAKSKFVATIKHLVKPNGEIAININLSCNKTLNLPRVGFVVELPKEFSQVEWLGRGPQENYRDRCYAAHWGLYRRSVEEMVTPYIKPQENGNRYDVDLVRVVSNSAKGVEVTGDSFCFSIHPYSLQTLTKATHTPDLVESNVNYLYIDLAQNSLGSESFFYNYLQKYVLKDKKFDFSFTIKPYVKK